The Leptospira sp. WS39.C2 genome contains a region encoding:
- a CDS encoding restriction endonuclease subunit S, with translation MNNIKEFKFSDLYKIGSGISSKPEQAGHGAPFVSFSTVFNNYFLPESVKDLMYTSEYEQEVYSVKEGDILLTRTSETIDELGMSCVVLKDYPRATFSGFVKRLRPTQSDVTYPKYMGFYLRSKFFRKTMTNNAVLTLRASLNEDIFSYLKLYLPDYDTQKKIGDFLYSLNEKISLNNRINAELEAMAKTIYDYWFVQFDFPDKNGKPYKASGGKMVWNEELKRKIPEGWEVGTVQDIGEIVGGSTPSTDEDENFQKNGIPWITPKDLSMNVGNKYITKGEVCVSRRGMEKASLKMMPEGTILLSSRAPIGYMAIAREPLTTNQGFKNIVPNKGYTSIIVYYLIKNLIPLIEKYSSGSTFKEISGGVLKSIKLLLPNKNQVTSLTDILSPIFKKQNLLELENQKLTELRDWLLPMLMNGQITIKDAEKELSKSF, from the coding sequence ATGAATAATATTAAAGAGTTCAAATTTAGCGATCTATATAAAATTGGTTCAGGCATATCTTCTAAGCCTGAGCAAGCAGGCCATGGTGCACCGTTCGTATCATTTTCAACAGTATTCAATAACTACTTCCTTCCTGAAAGTGTTAAAGACTTAATGTATACTTCTGAATATGAACAAGAAGTTTACTCGGTAAAAGAAGGTGATATTTTATTAACCAGAACTAGCGAAACGATTGATGAGTTAGGAATGAGCTGTGTTGTTCTTAAAGATTACCCTCGAGCAACATTCAGCGGATTTGTGAAAAGATTAAGACCTACACAATCCGATGTTACCTATCCTAAATACATGGGCTTTTACCTAAGAAGTAAATTCTTCCGGAAAACAATGACAAACAATGCCGTTCTTACACTTAGAGCTAGTTTGAACGAAGATATTTTTTCTTATCTAAAGCTATATCTCCCTGATTATGATACTCAAAAAAAGATTGGTGACTTTTTATACTCATTAAATGAAAAAATCTCTCTCAACAACCGCATCAATGCCGAGTTAGAAGCCATGGCAAAAACCATTTATGATTATTGGTTTGTGCAATTTGATTTTCCCGATAAAAACGGCAAACCCTACAAAGCCAGCGGTGGCAAAATGGTTTGGAATGAAGAGTTGAAGAGGAAAATACCTGAGGGATGGGAAGTGGGAACCGTTCAAGACATTGGTGAAATCGTTGGTGGCAGCACACCATCAACTGATGAAGATGAGAACTTTCAAAAAAATGGAATACCATGGATAACTCCAAAAGATTTATCCATGAATGTCGGAAATAAATACATAACTAAAGGAGAAGTCTGCGTAAGTAGACGGGGAATGGAAAAGGCCTCTCTTAAGATGATGCCCGAAGGTACTATACTTTTGAGTTCTCGAGCACCAATTGGTTACATGGCTATTGCAAGAGAACCTTTAACCACGAATCAGGGATTCAAAAATATTGTTCCTAACAAAGGATACACTTCTATAATTGTTTATTACCTTATTAAGAATTTAATTCCTTTAATTGAAAAGTATTCATCAGGTTCAACATTCAAAGAAATTTCCGGTGGTGTCCTTAAATCTATCAAGCTATTGCTTCCTAACAAAAATCAAGTAACTAGCCTCACGGATATTCTATCACCTATTTTCAAAAAACAGAATCTACTGGAACTTGAAAACCAAAAACTCACCGAACTCCGCGACTGGCTTTTACCTATGCTTATGAATGGGCAAATCACGATAAAAGATGCGGAAAAAGAATTGAGTAAGTCTTTTTAA
- a CDS encoding class I SAM-dependent DNA methyltransferase: protein MTKTIEFEKKTKELIDSLKSVCANYGLGNDGNEFKIITQVFLYKFLNDKFIHEIKILDPKLTKADKIEESLKSLKADEYEMLTSQLNVNTAILKPEHFISNLFARQNEPRFAEIFDNTLLEISKENSKIFSVVTEGGEKITLFENLSKYVTDKRDEFCKAIINKLVNFSFENIFHEKFDFYATIFEYLIKDYNTNSGGKYAEYFTPHAVAKIMARCLVQGKVKNVTCYDPSAGSGTLLMNLAHQIGEDRCTIYSQDISQKSSNLLRLNLILNNLVHSIPNVVKGNTILDPYHKDKKGKLQTFDFIVSNPPFKLDFSDYSAQLNTKENHERFFAGIPNIPKAKKESMAIYLMFLQHIMHSLNDNGKAAVVVPTGFITAQSGIERKIRERLVEHKMLRGVISMPSNIFATTGTNVSILFLDKANTKGDIVLMDASKLGETIKEGKNQKTVLRHEEEEQIINTFNEHKSVEDFSVVVSYEQIKEKNYSLSAGQYFEIKLTHIEITREEFENRIKEFDKSLLNLFNESQILDRSIRDGLKSIVHE, encoded by the coding sequence ATGACTAAGACGATAGAATTTGAAAAGAAAACTAAAGAGCTGATTGATAGTCTGAAAAGTGTCTGTGCTAATTACGGTCTTGGCAATGATGGAAATGAGTTTAAAATCATTACTCAAGTATTTCTATATAAGTTTCTCAATGACAAATTCATTCATGAAATAAAGATTTTGGACCCAAAACTAACCAAAGCAGATAAAATTGAAGAATCACTCAAATCATTAAAAGCAGACGAATACGAGATGCTGACATCGCAACTCAACGTGAACACTGCAATCCTCAAACCAGAACATTTTATTTCGAACCTATTTGCTCGCCAGAACGAACCAAGGTTCGCTGAAATTTTCGATAACACGCTCCTGGAAATATCCAAAGAAAACAGTAAAATTTTTTCTGTGGTCACGGAGGGCGGTGAAAAGATTACTCTTTTTGAAAACCTAAGCAAATATGTGACGGACAAACGTGATGAATTCTGCAAGGCAATCATCAACAAGCTGGTTAACTTTAGCTTCGAAAACATCTTTCATGAAAAATTTGATTTCTACGCTACCATTTTTGAATACTTAATTAAAGATTACAATACCAATAGTGGGGGCAAGTATGCAGAATACTTCACACCTCATGCAGTAGCAAAAATTATGGCACGTTGTCTTGTCCAAGGCAAGGTTAAAAATGTAACTTGTTATGACCCGAGTGCTGGATCGGGCACATTACTCATGAACCTCGCACACCAAATTGGGGAAGATCGATGTACCATTTACTCTCAAGATATCTCACAAAAATCATCGAACTTACTTCGACTCAATTTGATTTTGAACAACTTGGTGCACTCTATTCCCAATGTGGTTAAAGGAAACACCATCCTTGATCCCTACCACAAAGACAAAAAAGGAAAGTTGCAAACCTTTGATTTCATAGTCAGTAACCCACCGTTCAAGCTTGACTTCTCTGATTACAGCGCACAGCTCAACACCAAAGAAAATCACGAACGTTTTTTTGCAGGAATACCCAATATACCCAAGGCAAAAAAAGAAAGTATGGCGATTTACCTGATGTTTTTGCAACATATCATGCACTCCCTAAATGACAACGGCAAGGCGGCTGTGGTTGTGCCCACTGGTTTTATTACTGCTCAAAGTGGCATTGAACGAAAGATTCGAGAACGTCTGGTAGAACACAAAATGCTACGAGGGGTAATTTCTATGCCTAGTAACATCTTTGCAACCACTGGCACAAACGTATCCATTCTCTTTTTGGACAAAGCCAACACCAAAGGCGACATTGTGCTTATGGATGCGTCCAAACTCGGTGAAACCATCAAAGAAGGTAAGAACCAAAAGACCGTTCTACGACACGAAGAAGAAGAACAAATTATAAATACTTTTAACGAACACAAAAGTGTCGAAGACTTCTCGGTGGTGGTAAGTTATGAACAGATCAAAGAAAAGAATTATTCTCTGAGTGCAGGGCAGTATTTCGAGATTAAACTTACTCACATTGAAATAACCAGGGAAGAGTTTGAAAATAGAATAAAAGAATTTGATAAAAGTCTTTTGAATCTTTTTAATGAATCGCAAATATTAGATCGTTCAATTAGGGACGGATTGAAATCAATAGTTCATGAATAA
- a CDS encoding type I restriction endonuclease subunit R, whose product MTFNEDSRVKIPTILHLCRLGYSYISLKNSKWDETSNIFPELFKESISRINSDKDLTENDLKRILDEIALSLDNDDLGRVFYEKLIDQSEIRLIDFANFNNNTFHVVTELTYKNEDEEFRPDITLLINGMPLVFIEVKKPNNKDGIQAEFDRIQKRTQNKKFKNFLNITQLMIFSNNMEYAENTSHKQIEGAFYATTSQKNVILNYFREEEKFNLKEILAPTNAEIENFVLKDTNYVGIKNSQEFVINKDPNSPTNRICTSILQRERLAFLLRYGFAYMKENSGLQKHVMRYPQFFATKAIQTKLDEGIRKGIIWHTQGSGKTALTYYNVKYLTDYFQSRNIIPKFYFIVDRLDLLIQASKEFRGRGLVVHEINSRNDFVKDIKTTSVIHNDSGKSEITVVNIQKFKEDSDVLRNTDYNLNIQRIYFLDEVHRSYNPKGSFLANLRESDPNAIHIGLTGTPLLSSDFNSRDLFGEYIHKYYYNASIADGYTLKLIREEIETKYKLSMKKALEEVDILKGEGNRKTVYAHQSFVEPMLDFIIEDFTKARITHGDNTIGGMVICDSAEQAEKLYEIFQHKYLVKKESEKTTSDTDSKLIESASHNIKNYFPLSASVILHDIGTKQKREAEIEAFKDGKIDILFVYNMLLTGFDAPRLKKLYLGRLIKKHNLLQALTRVNRPYKNFRYGYIVDFADIEEEFNQTNRDYLKELNEELGDEKEHYSNLFKTPEEIQKDIQDIKELLFHFDTDNAEIFSQQISQINDRSEMLKITKALNTARELYNLIRLSRNYELLDKLDFQKLTLLSREANNHLAIINAREALENNDKSTNLLNLALEDIIFAFLKVKEEEMILADQLRNTLKRTREMLGGNFDQRDPVFISLKQELERLFKKKNLNEVTKEDMEANINALNEIYDEARELERKNQLLRAKYDNDEKYARIHKRLMEKDPLTQSEAKLFELLSSLKKEVDTQILQNDKMLENQSFVEKMLLRLVIDQIKNKHKMSLDLATSKRINHLIVNEYRNEYLGEAA is encoded by the coding sequence ATGACTTTCAACGAAGATTCACGAGTAAAAATTCCCACCATACTTCATTTGTGTAGATTAGGTTATTCCTACATTTCTTTAAAAAACTCAAAATGGGATGAGACCAGCAATATCTTTCCAGAATTATTTAAAGAAAGCATAAGCAGAATCAATTCAGACAAAGACCTAACAGAAAATGACCTCAAGCGAATTCTTGATGAAATCGCACTTTCGTTAGACAACGACGATTTAGGCAGAGTATTTTATGAAAAATTAATCGATCAATCAGAAATTCGGCTGATTGATTTTGCTAATTTCAACAATAACACTTTTCATGTAGTGACTGAATTAACATACAAAAACGAAGATGAAGAATTTAGGCCAGATATAACCTTACTAATCAATGGGATGCCATTGGTATTCATTGAAGTCAAAAAACCGAATAACAAAGATGGCATTCAAGCTGAATTTGATCGAATTCAAAAGCGAACTCAAAATAAAAAATTTAAAAACTTTTTAAACATAACACAGCTGATGATATTCTCAAACAATATGGAATATGCAGAGAATACATCTCATAAACAAATTGAAGGTGCATTTTATGCAACTACATCTCAAAAAAATGTAATATTAAACTATTTCCGTGAAGAAGAAAAATTTAATTTAAAAGAAATTTTGGCACCTACAAATGCTGAAATTGAAAATTTCGTTCTCAAGGACACCAATTACGTCGGAATAAAGAATTCTCAAGAATTTGTTATTAATAAGGATCCGAATAGTCCGACCAACAGAATCTGCACTTCAATTTTACAGCGAGAACGACTCGCCTTTCTTTTACGCTATGGTTTCGCTTACATGAAAGAAAACTCGGGTTTACAAAAACATGTTATGCGGTATCCTCAATTTTTTGCTACAAAAGCAATTCAAACAAAGCTAGATGAAGGCATTCGGAAAGGTATAATTTGGCACACACAAGGTAGCGGAAAGACGGCATTGACTTACTATAATGTAAAATACCTGACTGATTATTTTCAAAGCAGAAATATCATTCCCAAATTTTACTTCATTGTCGATAGACTTGACCTATTAATTCAGGCAAGTAAAGAATTCAGAGGAAGAGGATTAGTTGTTCATGAAATCAACTCCCGTAATGATTTTGTTAAAGATATAAAAACTACCAGCGTGATTCACAACGATTCAGGAAAGAGTGAAATCACAGTTGTAAACATACAGAAGTTTAAAGAAGATTCGGATGTTTTACGTAATACAGATTACAATCTAAATATACAACGAATTTATTTTCTTGATGAAGTTCATAGAAGCTATAATCCCAAAGGTAGCTTTCTCGCAAACTTACGGGAATCGGATCCTAATGCAATTCATATTGGTTTGACAGGCACACCTCTACTCAGCTCCGATTTCAATTCAAGAGACTTATTTGGAGAATACATTCACAAATACTACTACAATGCATCTATTGCTGATGGATATACGCTCAAACTAATTCGAGAAGAGATTGAAACCAAATACAAACTCTCTATGAAGAAAGCATTAGAAGAAGTTGACATATTGAAAGGTGAGGGAAATCGAAAAACAGTATATGCACACCAAAGTTTCGTAGAACCCATGCTCGATTTCATTATCGAGGATTTTACAAAAGCCAGAATTACGCATGGTGATAATACGATTGGTGGGATGGTTATCTGCGATTCCGCTGAACAGGCAGAAAAACTCTATGAAATCTTCCAGCATAAGTATTTGGTTAAGAAAGAATCAGAGAAAACTACATCAGATACAGATTCCAAACTGATTGAATCGGCTTCACACAACATAAAAAATTATTTTCCCCTGTCTGCTTCGGTTATACTACACGACATTGGAACGAAACAGAAACGTGAGGCCGAAATAGAGGCATTTAAAGATGGAAAGATTGATATCCTTTTTGTCTACAACATGCTTTTAACTGGATTTGATGCCCCTCGACTCAAAAAACTCTATCTTGGAAGATTAATCAAGAAACATAATTTATTGCAAGCGCTGACAAGAGTCAATCGACCTTATAAAAATTTCCGCTATGGATATATTGTAGATTTTGCCGACATCGAGGAAGAATTCAACCAAACCAATAGAGACTATTTAAAGGAGTTAAACGAAGAGTTAGGTGACGAAAAAGAGCATTATTCCAACCTTTTCAAAACTCCGGAAGAAATTCAAAAAGATATTCAGGACATCAAAGAATTACTGTTTCACTTTGACACTGATAATGCTGAAATATTCTCACAGCAGATCTCTCAGATAAACGACCGCTCTGAGATGTTGAAAATAACAAAAGCTTTAAATACAGCTCGCGAACTCTATAACCTAATCAGACTCTCTCGTAACTACGAATTGTTAGATAAGCTAGATTTTCAAAAACTCACATTACTCTCGCGCGAAGCCAATAACCATTTAGCCATCATTAATGCTCGTGAGGCATTGGAAAACAATGATAAATCAACCAACTTACTTAACTTAGCTTTGGAAGATATAATTTTTGCATTCCTAAAAGTGAAAGAAGAAGAAATGATTTTGGCTGATCAATTGCGAAATACGCTAAAAAGGACTCGCGAAATGTTGGGGGGCAATTTTGACCAAAGAGACCCTGTATTTATCAGCTTAAAGCAGGAATTAGAAAGGCTCTTTAAAAAGAAAAACCTAAACGAAGTAACCAAAGAGGATATGGAAGCAAATATTAATGCCTTGAATGAGATCTACGATGAAGCACGAGAACTGGAACGGAAAAATCAATTGCTTCGCGCAAAATATGATAATGATGAAAAATACGCACGAATCCACAAACGTTTGATGGAAAAGGATCCTCTTACCCAAAGCGAAGCAAAATTGTTTGAATTATTAAGTAGCCTAAAAAAAGAAGTAGATACTCAGATTTTACAAAATGATAAAATGTTGGAAAATCAAAGTTTTGTAGAAAAAATGTTATTACGCCTGGTAATAGACCAAATCAAGAATAAACACAAGATGTCATTAGATTTGGCGACATCCAAACGAATTAATCATCTAATAGTAAATGAATATAGGAACGAGTATTTAGGAGAGGCAGCTTAA
- a CDS encoding sensor histidine kinase — protein MKKMKAHHKMILFFSFAFFISCSQKDEVIPKIISGNLNVTNNALLIHPSFPLYGEWKFTPNVFTFEDTKNTFLVSIPDVPNWNKYNPNRENEGFGIGTYQISVQFPTKQKNFALYLEMIHSDCLVFQDSELIGTFGTVEDETGYMERKPKVVALKNTDKPTTTITFHVKNRFYKYGGIRIAPILGLEESIQETIKTSILLEATLAGGLLFLGLYQLGIYFTRKKVKGSLYFFLFCIFMFFQIISTGSQSLFLLIGKEMGEVVYRIDLFSEYAGVVAGLFYIHCLTKEYINRKIIYGFSFLMLIPITNTIFGPVNYISRFHFYVLCLIIPILLLLFYLIFCYIKDKRSGFVYLGLSVMFLIGSATNDIAHTLMHKSEPMYLNTGLLLFVFFQSLFLSKHISGEIVSAEIKFKDVLFQLIQSEKLSSIGMTVTSVAHEINSPLSAVILTSDSIRENISDFFKQLPQLESISKKSFPFIDSLIEQALVQENLPTGLEFRQKKIIFQKELEQFNINYNEQYADIFVTLGIKEIPKDWIQILIEYNSKALLLLAEKIVNILQGTNAIQSSANRAIKIAQALKNFTHFDPKAEIKTIQLSDSLNQILTILQGSLKHGIDLKTNFFNIPPIECYPDELNQVWTNMIQNSIQSMNGKGKLIIEINQTVLKNNPFAYVSIEDSGPGVAKEILDKIFDPFFTTKPIGQGTGLGLYISKQIIEKHKGIIDVIPTKGNTKFIVYLPYHQKTSLVGNPS, from the coding sequence ATGAAAAAAATGAAGGCACATCATAAGATGATTTTATTCTTTAGTTTTGCCTTCTTTATATCCTGTTCTCAGAAGGATGAAGTGATTCCTAAAATCATATCCGGGAATTTGAATGTTACAAACAATGCCCTTCTAATCCATCCGAGTTTTCCTCTATATGGTGAATGGAAATTCACTCCGAATGTTTTTACATTTGAAGATACCAAAAACACATTTCTTGTTTCCATTCCAGATGTTCCCAATTGGAACAAATACAATCCGAATAGAGAGAATGAAGGATTTGGAATTGGAACTTACCAAATATCAGTACAATTTCCAACCAAACAAAAGAACTTTGCACTCTATTTAGAAATGATACATTCTGACTGTTTGGTCTTTCAAGATTCAGAGTTAATCGGAACATTTGGAACAGTTGAAGATGAAACTGGTTATATGGAGCGTAAACCGAAAGTAGTCGCTTTAAAAAATACGGACAAACCTACTACCACAATCACATTTCACGTAAAAAATAGATTTTATAAATATGGAGGGATTCGAATCGCACCCATCTTAGGACTTGAAGAATCAATCCAAGAAACAATAAAAACGTCAATCCTACTAGAAGCGACACTTGCAGGTGGATTGTTGTTTTTAGGATTGTACCAATTGGGTATTTATTTCACACGGAAAAAAGTAAAAGGTTCCTTATACTTTTTTTTATTTTGTATTTTTATGTTTTTCCAAATTATTTCCACAGGTTCTCAAAGCTTATTTTTACTCATAGGAAAGGAAATGGGGGAAGTTGTTTATAGAATCGATTTATTTTCTGAATATGCAGGAGTAGTTGCAGGTCTATTTTATATCCATTGCCTTACAAAAGAATACATCAATCGAAAAATCATATATGGATTTTCATTTCTTATGCTAATTCCTATTACCAATACGATTTTTGGACCAGTTAACTACATAAGCCGATTTCACTTTTATGTTTTATGTTTGATTATACCGATTCTACTTTTACTATTTTATTTGATATTTTGCTACATAAAAGACAAACGATCTGGATTTGTTTATCTAGGATTATCGGTAATGTTTCTTATAGGATCGGCAACAAATGATATAGCCCATACATTGATGCACAAATCAGAACCAATGTATTTAAACACTGGGTTATTATTATTTGTTTTTTTCCAATCTCTCTTTTTATCAAAACATATCTCGGGTGAAATTGTATCAGCAGAGATTAAATTTAAGGATGTATTATTCCAACTCATCCAATCAGAAAAACTATCATCAATAGGAATGACAGTCACAAGTGTTGCCCATGAGATCAATTCACCATTGAGTGCTGTCATTTTAACGAGTGACTCCATCCGAGAGAATATTTCCGATTTTTTTAAACAACTTCCTCAATTAGAATCGATTTCCAAAAAAAGTTTTCCTTTTATTGATTCCCTAATTGAACAAGCTTTAGTCCAAGAGAATCTCCCGACTGGTTTAGAATTCCGACAAAAAAAGATAATTTTCCAAAAAGAATTAGAACAATTTAATATTAACTATAATGAACAATATGCAGATATTTTTGTGACACTTGGAATCAAAGAAATACCGAAAGATTGGATCCAAATTTTGATTGAATACAATTCCAAAGCACTACTTCTTTTGGCAGAAAAAATTGTAAACATCCTACAAGGCACAAACGCAATCCAATCATCCGCCAATAGAGCCATCAAAATCGCACAAGCACTCAAAAATTTCACTCATTTTGATCCGAAAGCAGAAATCAAAACAATTCAATTGTCAGATTCACTCAATCAGATACTAACCATTTTACAAGGTTCACTCAAACACGGAATTGATTTAAAAACAAATTTTTTCAATATTCCACCGATTGAATGTTACCCGGATGAACTCAATCAAGTTTGGACCAACATGATCCAAAATTCAATCCAATCAATGAATGGGAAAGGCAAACTAATTATTGAAATCAACCAAACTGTTTTAAAAAATAATCCATTTGCCTATGTTAGTATTGAAGATTCGGGACCTGGTGTGGCAAAGGAAATTTTGGACAAAATTTTTGATCCATTTTT
- a CDS encoding helix-turn-helix domain-containing protein — protein sequence MKNGFGDQLREWRKLRKKSQLELALDAEISSKHISFLETGRANPTKEMIHRLSDVLDIPFRERNLLMLGAGLSPSGTSVLPFISWIGYDWTESYGIDFSP from the coding sequence ATGAAAAACGGATTCGGTGACCAACTAAGGGAATGGAGAAAACTTCGTAAAAAAAGCCAACTGGAATTGGCATTGGATGCGGAAATTTCAAGCAAACATATCAGCTTTCTGGAAACTGGAAGGGCAAATCCTACTAAAGAAATGATCCATCGACTTTCGGATGTATTGGACATTCCATTCCGTGAAAGAAATTTGTTAATGTTAGGTGCTGGTCTTTCTCCCAGCGGAACTTCTGTTCTCCCATTTATTTCCTGGATCGGTTACGATTGGACAGAATCTTATGGAATTGATTTTTCAC